One stretch of uncultured Fibrobacter sp. DNA includes these proteins:
- a CDS encoding class I tRNA ligase family protein, whose amino-acid sequence METRYNAKDVEARWHSAWAAKNSFAPSGKGEPFSVVIPPPNVTGALHLGHALNDTLQDILVRYRRKTGRDTLWIPGTDHAGIATQAVVEKRLFQDEHKTRHDIGRDALVERIWKWKDEYEARITRQLKSLGVSCDWSSQRFTLDPVCAKAVRHAFFNLFKKGLIYRGKRLVNWDTKLQTAVADDEIYYETVKGHFWTFKYPLADGSGFIPVSTTRPETIMGDTALAVHPNDERYAHFIGKTLKVPFVDREIPVIADAILVDKDFGTGSVKVTPAHDPNDYATGLRHKLPMINIMNDDGSLNENAGKFQGLKGQAARDAVVAGLEELGLLIKVEDHEMQVGHSDRSKTVIEPYLSDQWFVKMDVLAENAMNAV is encoded by the coding sequence ATGGAAACTCGTTATAACGCTAAAGATGTGGAGGCCCGCTGGCATAGCGCCTGGGCCGCAAAAAACAGTTTTGCACCCAGCGGAAAGGGCGAACCGTTCTCGGTCGTGATTCCGCCCCCGAACGTTACCGGCGCGCTCCATCTGGGACACGCGCTCAACGATACGCTCCAGGACATTTTGGTACGCTACCGCCGTAAGACGGGCCGCGACACCCTGTGGATTCCGGGTACCGACCACGCGGGTATCGCCACGCAGGCAGTCGTCGAAAAGCGCCTTTTCCAGGACGAACACAAGACCCGCCACGACATTGGCCGCGACGCCCTGGTGGAACGCATCTGGAAATGGAAGGACGAATATGAAGCCCGCATCACCCGCCAGCTCAAGAGCCTGGGCGTCAGCTGTGACTGGAGCAGCCAGCGCTTTACGCTGGACCCGGTCTGCGCAAAGGCCGTGCGCCACGCCTTCTTCAACCTGTTCAAGAAGGGCCTCATCTACCGCGGCAAGCGCCTGGTGAACTGGGATACCAAGCTCCAGACCGCCGTTGCCGACGACGAAATCTACTACGAGACCGTGAAGGGCCACTTCTGGACGTTCAAGTATCCTCTGGCCGACGGTTCGGGATTCATCCCTGTCTCTACGACCCGCCCGGAAACGATCATGGGCGATACGGCCCTCGCCGTGCACCCCAACGACGAACGCTACGCTCACTTCATCGGCAAGACCCTGAAGGTGCCGTTCGTTGACCGCGAAATCCCGGTGATTGCCGACGCCATCCTCGTGGACAAGGACTTCGGTACGGGTTCCGTGAAGGTGACCCCGGCCCACGACCCGAACGACTATGCGACGGGCCTGCGCCACAAGCTCCCGATGATCAACATCATGAACGACGACGGCAGCCTGAACGAGAATGCCGGCAAGTTCCAGGGCCTCAAGGGCCAGGCCGCCCGCGACGCCGTGGTGGCTGGTCTCGAAGAACTCGGACTCCTCATCAAGGTGGAAGACCACGAGATGCAGGTGGGCCACTCCGACCGCTCCAAGACCGTAATCGAGCCGTACCTCAGCGACCAGTGGTTCGTGAAGATGGACGTGCTCGCCGAAAACGCGATGAACGCCGT
- a CDS encoding ORF6N domain-containing protein, with product MAKKEKNRGLVAVKPGFSLIDENLLKSRIYTIRGVKVMLDADLAEIYGYSTKAFNQQVKNNIERFAEDFRFQLSEAEILLLSRSKFLTSIQVKGVKGGRSYKPYAFTEQGIYMLMTVLKGDLAIQQSMALIRLFKRLKDYAVSEGLLTNGTDVTPLALQTAQNTRDIAEVSADVKVLSGEVHEMRGEFSKMNMDLQKVMENFVDPSTHKHFLILNGQRLDADIAYTQIYGMAKKSITIIDDYVGVKTLDLLRQIAKGVSVTIYSDNRSFETLTEQMQKDFLAVRPDVKFAMNKTKDKFHDRYIFLDYGLKSEKLFHCGASSKDAGNKITTIMQIEYTQVYRSIMAILEKK from the coding sequence ATGGCAAAAAAAGAGAAAAATAGGGGGCTGGTCGCCGTGAAGCCTGGCTTTTCACTGATTGACGAAAACTTGCTCAAGTCTCGGATTTACACCATCCGCGGGGTAAAGGTGATGCTCGACGCTGATTTGGCTGAAATTTACGGGTATAGCACCAAAGCGTTTAATCAGCAGGTCAAGAATAATATTGAACGTTTTGCTGAGGATTTTCGGTTCCAATTGAGTGAAGCAGAAATCCTACTTTTATCGAGGTCAAAATTTTTGACCTCGATACAGGTGAAAGGCGTAAAAGGAGGTCGGTCCTATAAACCTTACGCTTTTACGGAACAAGGTATTTACATGCTCATGACTGTGTTGAAAGGCGATTTGGCGATACAACAAAGTATGGCCCTTATCCGCCTTTTTAAAAGATTGAAAGATTACGCCGTTTCGGAAGGCTTGCTAACTAATGGCACAGATGTCACTCCGCTAGCGTTGCAAACCGCCCAGAATACAAGGGATATTGCTGAGGTGTCGGCAGATGTCAAGGTCCTCTCTGGCGAGGTGCATGAAATGCGCGGCGAGTTCAGCAAGATGAACATGGACCTCCAAAAGGTCATGGAAAATTTCGTGGATCCGAGTACCCACAAGCACTTTTTGATATTGAACGGCCAGCGGTTAGATGCCGACATCGCCTACACGCAGATTTACGGCATGGCGAAGAAGTCCATTACGATCATCGATGACTATGTCGGCGTGAAGACTCTCGACCTGTTGCGACAAATCGCGAAGGGAGTTTCCGTGACAATCTATAGTGACAATCGCAGTTTTGAAACGCTGACCGAACAGATGCAGAAAGATTTTCTTGCCGTGCGCCCCGATGTAAAATTCGCCATGAACAAGACAAAAGACAAATTCCACGACCGCTACATCTTCCTGGATTACGGACTGAAAAGCGAAAAGCTCTTCCACTGCGGAGCATCCAGCAAAGACGCCGGCAACAAAATCACCACCATCATGCAGATAGAATACACGCAGGTGTATCGCAGCATTATGGCGATATTGGAGAAGAAGTGA